The Impatiens glandulifera chromosome 8, dImpGla2.1, whole genome shotgun sequence genome includes a window with the following:
- the LOC124913262 gene encoding uncharacterized protein LOC124913262 — protein sequence MNAEHARTQIKKTDKERAPRAKVSKEARPVVPEDEDPKEAEPNGKAKQTVVKETKGRIKSTTKKTRKPTAKKTASKSPEFERTPSPRPSPRPSDPAQLPPSSSGMGATPINVVIPIMVHDSPDKEKNEAKKVVSSKPSKSSASKAGKSPIKGASAHMTKEVHERTLDLINKIVDDVNRVTETEVTSLLNQTGQTNDVNRTNEDDKAKEKAGTEKEGENIDSPVQEGSCNVENSTSPVINEEPEQQETISDLETPVSQQEVDNMFKHFLSMLEEVAEVITRPYYNWCRMRSEVTFRNLLPSYSENKHMTNLVAMEDEIFDLAKTDCVPIALARARLVDDNARLIALTKALNETQGESTVVKKKLVERFEKMKEDLITDISRLEEETNKHFNDCFLKPEDYQSKPIYEVGESSKWTGHPTSPSGKSPSKSIPHTNSKETNIAGQEEPKIAMSVHSQFPEKNQEVDHLSGNIKGLIDNAVDISMSKWHAVTESRTATLNSELLESVKARVESSTVPLLEMMQVIAAQIEK from the exons ATGAATGCTGAACATGCAAGGACCCAGATCAAAAAAACGGACAAGGAAAGAGCTCCAAGGGCCAAGGTTTCTAAAGAGGCCAGACCGGTTGTCCCTGAGGACGAAGATCCTAAAGAAGCCGAACCAAATGGTAAGGCCAAGCAAACCGTGGTAAAAGAGACAAAGGGGAGAATTAAGAGTACGACGAAGAAAACCAGAAAGCCGACTGCAAAGAAAACTGCCAGTAAGTCTCCCGAGTTCGAAAGAACTCCATCTCCTCGACCATCTCCTCGTCCATCCGATCCGGCTCAACTCCCGCCATCCAGTTCGGGCATGGGAGCAACTCCAATCAACGTAGTAATTCCAATCATGGTTCATGATTCTCCGGACAAAGAGAAGAACGAAGCAAAAAAAGTCGTGTCCTCAAAACCGTCAAAATCATCTGCAAGTAAAGCCGGGAAATCCCCTATCAAAGGAGCATCTGCTCACATG ACTAAGGAAGTCCATGAAAGGACTTTggacttaataaataaaattgtcgATGATGTCAATCGGGTTACTGAGACCGAGGTGACAAGCCTGCTCAATCAAACCGGTCAGACTAATGATGTCAACCGGACGAATGAAGATGACAAGGCCAAAGAGAAGGCCGGCACAGAAAAAGAGGGAGAGAATATAGACTCTCCGGTACAAGAGGGCAGCTGCAATGTCGAAAATTCAACTAGTCCGGTTATCAACGAGGAGCCGGAACAACAAGAAACAATATCGGATCTTGAAACTCCGGTCTCTCAACAAGAGGTGGACAACATGTTTAAACACTTTCTCAGTATGCTGGAAGAAGTGGCTGAAGTAATAACTCGTCCGTATTACAATTGGTGTAGAATGAGAAGTGAAGTCACTTTTCGGAACCTGCTTCCCAGCTATTCCGAAAATAAGCACATGACGAACCTGGTGGCCATGGAGGATGAAATATTTGATCTGGCCAAAACCGACTGCGTTCCGATAGCTTTGGCAAGAGCAAGGCTGGTCGACGATAATGCAAGACTTATAGCGTTGACTAAGGCACTAAATGAAACTCAGGGGGAATCGACTGTGGTTAAGAAGAAGTTAGTGGAAAGATTTGAAAAGATGAAGGAGGATCTCATAACCGACATCTCACGTCTGGAGGAGGAAACAAACAAACACTTCAACGACTGCTTTTTAAAACCCGAGGATTACCAGAGTAAACCGATTTATGAAGTCGGTGAATCATCCAAGTGGACCGGTCATCCTACCTCTCCATCCGGAAAATCCCCAAGTAAGTCCATTCCTCATACTAACTCTAAAGAAACAAACATAGCCGGTCAAGAGGAACCGAAAATAGCTATGTCGGTTCATTCCCAATTCCCTGAGAAAAATCAAGAGGTTGATCACCTTTCCGGAAATATTAAGGGCCTCATTGATAATGCGGTCGACATTTCAATGAGCAAGTGGCACGCCGTCACGGAATCCAGAACCGCCACTCTTAACTCTGAACTACTTGAGTCGGTCAAAGCAAGAGTTGAGTCGTCAACCGTCCCGCTGCTAGAGATGATGCAAGTCATAGCGGCTCAGATtgagaaataa